A single window of Sulfitobacter sp. JL08 DNA harbors:
- a CDS encoding DMT family transporter produces MTTHMRLFFIAILVLLGVGWGATIPMTKLAVSTGHQHFGLIFWQLVIGATLMAGLSRLRGRALPLGRAQIKTYLVIALIGTVIPNSASYQAIAHLPAGVMSILLSLIPMLAFPMALALGQDQFNTRRFCGLLFGLAGVMVLILPEASLPDRSAIWWVMIAVASSICYAFEGNYVARWGTAGLDPIEVLFGASVVGALIALPLALGSGQWINPFIPYGVAEWALIGSSLIHVLVYAGYVWLVGKAGPVFAVQVSYLVTGFGVIWSLIVLNESYSPYIWMALALMFAGLFLVQPRPKAILAPAKPMGDNAL; encoded by the coding sequence ATGACGACGCACATGCGCCTGTTTTTCATCGCCATTCTGGTTCTTCTTGGGGTGGGATGGGGCGCAACCATTCCGATGACCAAACTCGCGGTCAGCACGGGGCACCAGCATTTTGGCCTTATTTTCTGGCAATTGGTGATCGGGGCAACGCTGATGGCGGGCCTGTCACGTTTGCGCGGGCGCGCATTGCCGTTGGGGCGGGCGCAAATCAAAACCTATCTGGTGATCGCGCTGATCGGGACCGTCATTCCAAATTCAGCCAGCTATCAGGCCATCGCGCATCTGCCCGCCGGTGTCATGTCGATCCTGTTGTCCCTGATCCCGATGCTGGCCTTTCCCATGGCCCTTGCCCTTGGACAGGACCAGTTCAACACCCGCCGTTTTTGCGGGCTGCTGTTCGGGCTTGCCGGTGTGATGGTGCTGATCCTGCCCGAAGCGTCGCTGCCGGACCGTAGCGCGATCTGGTGGGTTATGATCGCTGTGGCAAGCAGCATCTGCTACGCGTTCGAAGGCAATTACGTCGCCCGGTGGGGCACCGCGGGGCTGGACCCGATCGAAGTGTTGTTTGGTGCATCCGTTGTGGGCGCGCTGATCGCGCTTCCTCTGGCATTGGGCAGCGGGCAGTGGATCAATCCGTTTATCCCCTACGGTGTCGCGGAATGGGCGCTGATCGGATCATCGCTGATCCATGTGCTTGTCTATGCCGGCTATGTCTGGCTGGTGGGCAAGGCCGGTCCCGTTTTTGCGGTGCAGGTCAGTTATCTGGTGACGGGTTTTGGTGTGATCTGGTCTTTGATCGTGCTGAACGAAAGCTATTCACCCTATATCTGGATGGCGCTTGCGCTGATGTTTGCGGGCCTTTTTCTGGTTCAGCCACGGCCCAAAGCAATCCTTGCTCCGGCCAAGCCGATGGGCGACAATGCGCTGTAA
- a CDS encoding recombinase family protein, with protein MNIHSNMPDQKTATAYSYVRFSSEGQKEGTSVERQIKKAQEWCQREGYNLSTETFEDLGVSAFKGANVDLGALGAFLQAVETGAVESGSILIVENLDRLSRQHFEEGYLLIKRITQAGINVVTLSDNKMYHAGSPLALVDMITMIVGFERANQESKYKSERVGAAWKSNAKKVAEGKRKRTTKVPAWINFKGDTLETGSFTIIKDKAAVAKELFERYATGEPTNAIATDLRNRGIPTLSGRGKWTGPLIYLLVREVTPYGTLQIGKGTKKERVIIDTVKDYYPRIVDEETERRVRHRIQTGAATVKVKQQGQCRGRLVGVLRSSEGNKAKAKRNSGSVSYVDIITNKYIGAVTYIDQVLMDDWPEVVKAYGVETSAEAEAMEEELKAAEENLEFLQARLASTTGKRPAGRPNAALERLIIAAEAEVEECHRNLQAVSRSTRVHGSVPSEIVLMPIPEANEWVRKLIEEARVYRDGRGPNQRIAILLRLKNGVRLSIGDASVGMQPIHINKGK; from the coding sequence ATGAACATCCACAGCAACATGCCAGATCAGAAGACCGCCACCGCCTACAGTTACGTCCGGTTCTCCTCTGAGGGCCAGAAGGAAGGCACCTCAGTCGAACGTCAGATCAAGAAGGCACAGGAGTGGTGCCAGCGGGAAGGCTACAACCTCTCCACGGAAACCTTCGAGGACTTGGGGGTCTCTGCCTTCAAGGGGGCCAACGTCGATCTCGGTGCGCTGGGCGCATTCCTTCAGGCTGTCGAGACCGGTGCTGTGGAGAGTGGGTCGATCCTGATCGTGGAGAACCTAGACCGTCTATCCCGTCAGCACTTCGAGGAAGGGTATCTCCTGATCAAGCGGATCACCCAAGCTGGCATCAACGTGGTCACCCTAAGCGACAACAAGATGTATCACGCAGGCTCCCCACTCGCACTGGTCGATATGATCACCATGATCGTGGGGTTCGAGAGAGCCAACCAAGAGAGCAAGTACAAGTCAGAGCGGGTAGGGGCTGCATGGAAGAGCAATGCCAAGAAGGTTGCCGAGGGGAAACGTAAGAGAACCACCAAGGTACCCGCTTGGATCAACTTCAAGGGGGACACACTGGAGACAGGGTCGTTCACGATCATCAAGGACAAGGCTGCAGTCGCTAAGGAACTGTTCGAGCGCTACGCCACCGGTGAACCAACCAACGCCATCGCTACGGACCTGCGCAACCGAGGCATCCCAACGCTGTCTGGACGTGGCAAATGGACAGGACCGCTGATCTACCTACTGGTCCGTGAGGTGACACCCTATGGCACCCTCCAGATCGGCAAGGGGACCAAGAAGGAACGGGTGATCATCGATACCGTGAAGGACTACTACCCCCGCATTGTCGATGAGGAGACAGAGCGGCGTGTACGTCACCGCATCCAGACCGGTGCAGCCACGGTGAAGGTGAAACAGCAGGGGCAATGCAGGGGTCGCCTCGTGGGTGTTCTCAGGTCCTCTGAGGGCAACAAGGCGAAGGCCAAGCGCAACAGCGGGTCTGTCTCATACGTGGACATCATCACCAATAAGTACATCGGGGCTGTGACCTACATCGATCAGGTCCTCATGGATGATTGGCCAGAGGTGGTGAAGGCCTACGGGGTCGAGACCAGTGCTGAGGCTGAGGCCATGGAAGAGGAACTCAAAGCAGCCGAGGAGAACCTAGAGTTCCTCCAAGCCCGCCTAGCGTCCACCACAGGCAAGAGACCAGCAGGGCGACCCAACGCAGCCCTAGAGCGTCTGATCATCGCTGCAGAGGCCGAGGTCGAAGAGTGCCACCGGAACCTGCAGGCTGTGTCCCGCTCCACCCGAGTACACGGATCGGTCCCCTCTGAGATTGTCCTCATGCCCATCCCCGAGGCCAACGAGTGGGTCAGGAAGCTGATCGAGGAGGCAAGGGTGTACCGTGATGGTCGTGGTCCTAACCAGCGGATCGCCATCTTACTGCGCCTCAAGAATGGGGTGAGGTTGAGCATCGGGGATGCCTCGGTGGGTATGCAGCCAATCCATATAAACAAGGGCAAATAA
- a CDS encoding 5-formyltetrahydrofolate cyclo-ligase: protein MTDLSVIKAAARKAAFARRQVAFNAAYPGAAGHLSQVLAGYRGVPLAGYMAMRTEIDPTPAMEEAAAHGPVCVPVIMGAGQRLKFSRWTPDIALRDGPFGANVPAVDDFIEPEILIVPLVAFDRKGGRLGYGGGFYDRTLQALRASRPTLAIGFAFAAQETDALPLEPTDQPLDLIVTERGVITP from the coding sequence ATGACCGATCTTTCCGTGATCAAGGCGGCGGCGCGCAAAGCCGCTTTTGCCCGTCGTCAAGTGGCGTTTAACGCCGCATATCCCGGTGCCGCCGGGCATTTAAGCCAGGTTCTGGCAGGTTATCGCGGGGTGCCGCTGGCCGGATACATGGCCATGCGCACCGAAATCGATCCAACCCCCGCCATGGAAGAGGCTGCAGCCCACGGGCCGGTGTGCGTACCGGTGATCATGGGGGCGGGCCAGCGCCTGAAATTCAGCCGCTGGACACCTGATATTGCCCTGCGCGACGGCCCCTTTGGCGCCAATGTGCCCGCCGTAGATGACTTTATCGAACCCGAAATTCTGATCGTGCCGCTGGTTGCCTTTGACCGCAAAGGCGGGCGGTTGGGCTATGGCGGCGGGTTTTACGATCGCACCTTGCAAGCCTTGCGCGCCAGTCGCCCGACGCTGGCCATCGGATTTGCCTTTGCCGCACAAGAGACTGATGCATTGCCGCTGGAACCCACCGATCAGCCGCTGGACCTGATCGTAACGGAACGCGGCGTGATCACGCCCTAA
- a CDS encoding SLC13 family permease, which produces MQIFELSQTASAIVALCVVGIMFLLFLREALPTEVVAIAGVALMLALGVLPYDAALTVLSNPAPWTIAAMFIIMGALVRTGALDAFTSVADRTAKSNPTMAIVMLMAFVVLSSAVVSNTPVVVVMIPVFIQLARTLGINASKLLIPLSYAAILGGTLTLIGTSTNLLVDGVARAQGLKPFTIFEVTPLGFALVIWGMIYLRFIAPMLLPDRDSIGNLLSDKSQMKFFTEAVIPPDSNLIGREVLGVQLFKREGVRLIDVIRGDVSLRRNLKDVTLEVGDRVVLRTQMTELLSLQRDKSLKRVDQVSAVETATVEVLLTPACKMAGRSLGSMRLRRRYGVYPLAVHGRNQRFGRQLDDVVVKVGDTLLLEGAPEDIARLAADMELADVSHPSARAFRRSHAPIVIASLFGIVILAAFGVAPIFFLSILAVAVVLVTGCIDAEEAFSFVEGRLLALIFAMLAIGAALDASGAVALIVDVIAPGLGLLPPFLIVWAIYLLTSVLTELVSNNAVAVVVTPIAIGLASAMGIDPRPLVVAVMIAASASFATPIGYQTNTLVYGPGGYRFTDFMKVGIPLNLSIGILASALIPFIWPF; this is translated from the coding sequence ATGCAGATTTTTGAACTTTCGCAAACCGCGAGTGCCATTGTTGCGCTATGTGTCGTGGGTATCATGTTTTTGTTGTTCCTGCGCGAGGCCCTGCCAACCGAGGTGGTGGCAATCGCTGGTGTCGCGCTGATGCTTGCCTTGGGTGTTTTGCCCTATGATGCGGCCCTGACCGTTCTGTCAAACCCCGCGCCATGGACGATCGCGGCGATGTTCATCATCATGGGCGCGCTTGTTCGGACGGGCGCGCTGGACGCCTTTACATCGGTCGCCGACCGGACTGCCAAATCAAATCCGACGATGGCGATTGTGATGCTGATGGCATTTGTCGTTCTGTCTTCGGCCGTGGTGTCGAACACGCCTGTGGTCGTGGTGATGATACCGGTCTTCATCCAGCTGGCACGTACCCTGGGCATCAATGCATCAAAACTGCTGATCCCGTTAAGCTACGCGGCCATTCTGGGCGGCACGCTGACGCTGATCGGAACCTCGACAAACCTGCTGGTGGACGGGGTTGCACGCGCGCAGGGGCTAAAGCCGTTCACCATTTTCGAAGTGACACCGCTGGGATTTGCACTGGTGATCTGGGGCATGATCTATTTGCGGTTCATTGCGCCCATGCTGCTGCCCGACCGGGACAGTATCGGCAACCTGCTGTCTGACAAATCGCAGATGAAGTTCTTTACCGAAGCGGTCATTCCGCCCGACAGCAACCTGATCGGGCGCGAGGTGCTGGGCGTGCAACTGTTCAAACGCGAAGGCGTGCGCCTGATCGACGTGATCCGGGGCGACGTTTCGCTGCGCCGCAATCTAAAGGACGTCACGCTGGAGGTGGGTGACCGTGTCGTCTTGCGCACGCAGATGACCGAATTGTTAAGCCTGCAACGCGACAAATCCCTGAAACGGGTCGATCAGGTTTCGGCGGTCGAAACCGCCACGGTCGAGGTATTGCTGACGCCAGCCTGCAAGATGGCAGGGCGCAGTCTGGGATCCATGCGGCTGCGGCGACGCTATGGTGTCTATCCACTGGCCGTGCACGGACGCAACCAGCGCTTTGGCCGCCAGCTGGATGATGTCGTGGTCAAGGTCGGCGATACGCTTTTGCTGGAAGGCGCGCCAGAAGACATTGCCCGCCTTGCTGCCGATATGGAACTGGCGGATGTCTCGCACCCTTCTGCGCGCGCATTCCGGCGCAGTCATGCGCCGATTGTCATCGCGTCGCTGTTCGGCATCGTCATTCTGGCGGCGTTCGGTGTGGCGCCGATTTTCTTCCTGTCCATTCTGGCGGTTGCGGTGGTGCTTGTCACCGGCTGTATCGACGCAGAAGAGGCGTTTTCCTTTGTTGAAGGGCGGCTTTTGGCGCTGATTTTCGCGATGCTGGCCATCGGGGCGGCGCTGGATGCATCCGGTGCCGTCGCCCTGATCGTCGACGTGATTGCGCCGGGGCTTGGCCTGTTGCCGCCCTTCCTGATTGTCTGGGCGATCTACCTGCTGACATCGGTGCTGACCGAACTGGTGTCCAACAACGCGGTCGCGGTGGTTGTTACCCCCATCGCCATCGGGTTGGCCAGCGCCATGGGTATTGATCCGCGCCCGCTGGTCGTGGCTGTCATGATCGCGGCCAGCGCGTCTTTTGCCACGCCGATCGGCTATCAGACCAACACGCTGGTCTATGGCCCGGGCGGCTATCGCTTTACGGATTTCATGAAGGTCGGTATCCCGCTGAACCTGAGCATCGGAATATTGGCATCCGCGCTTATTCCGTTCATCTGGCCGTTCTGA
- a CDS encoding pirin family protein yields the protein MSWNPALDPHCPTGDAVDSIETVIIPRARDLGGFEVRRALPAPRRQMIGSFIFFDQMGPAEFLPTKGLDVRPHPHIGLATISYLYRGRMHHRDSLGTDQWIEPNAVNWMVAGKGITHSERTDDETQKDPMPFFGIQTWVALPKDHEDRDPLFQHAPADSLPLIEGEGKEVRLILGNAYGERAPVETAAEMFYLDAVLEAGASIPLPDDHEDRGAYVVEGEVSVAGETYTAGKMMVFRPNDRVSLKAGPKGARVMLLGGETLEGPRYIWWNFVASSKERIEDAKEAWRRENWDSNPRFHLPVGDDQEFIPLPDK from the coding sequence ATGTCTTGGAACCCCGCGTTGGACCCACACTGCCCCACAGGTGACGCTGTGGATTCCATCGAGACCGTGATCATCCCCCGTGCCCGTGATCTGGGCGGCTTCGAGGTACGCCGTGCCCTACCCGCGCCACGCCGTCAGATGATTGGAAGTTTCATCTTTTTCGATCAAATGGGGCCAGCGGAGTTTCTACCCACAAAGGGGTTGGATGTTCGCCCTCACCCCCACATAGGCCTAGCTACGATCAGCTACCTCTATCGCGGTCGAATGCACCACAGGGACAGCCTAGGAACGGACCAGTGGATTGAACCCAATGCGGTCAACTGGATGGTGGCGGGAAAAGGCATCACTCACTCAGAGCGAACTGATGATGAAACTCAGAAAGATCCGATGCCCTTCTTTGGTATCCAGACTTGGGTCGCCCTACCAAAGGACCACGAGGACCGTGATCCCCTGTTCCAACACGCCCCCGCTGACTCCCTGCCGTTGATCGAGGGAGAGGGTAAGGAGGTTCGTCTAATACTTGGCAATGCTTACGGTGAACGGGCACCGGTCGAGACGGCTGCTGAGATGTTCTATCTCGATGCAGTTCTTGAAGCGGGAGCATCGATACCCCTTCCGGATGATCATGAGGATCGAGGAGCCTATGTGGTCGAAGGTGAGGTAAGCGTTGCGGGTGAAACCTACACTGCTGGTAAGATGATGGTGTTTCGCCCCAATGATCGGGTGTCGCTAAAAGCTGGACCTAAGGGTGCGCGGGTGATGCTGCTCGGAGGTGAAACGCTAGAGGGGCCTCGGTATATCTGGTGGAATTTCGTGGCGTCCTCCAAGGAGCGCATCGAGGACGCAAAGGAAGCGTGGCGTCGTGAGAACTGGGATAGTAACCCACGGTTCCACCTGCCGGTGGGCGATGATCAGGAGTTTATCCCGCTGCCGGATAAATAG
- a CDS encoding TIGR00282 family metallophosphoesterase, with translation MRCLFLGDVMGRAGRAAVWEHLPRIRDEWRLDFVVVNGENASNGMGLSADHARVLLAAGADCITLGDHAFDQKDMLQFIETEPRILRPLNFAKSAPGKGFRLFTARGGRKVLVLQVLGQVFMKRPFDDPFSAVEPVLKSHPLGGMASAVIVDMHCEASSEKMAMGHYCDGRASLVVGTHTHVPTADAQILNGGTAYQTDAGMCGDYNSVIGMDKGEPMRRFITGMPKARFTPAAGEATLSGVFVDSDDKTGLAREVQMVRIGGRLQQAAP, from the coding sequence ATGAGATGTTTGTTTCTGGGTGACGTAATGGGCCGCGCCGGGCGCGCGGCAGTGTGGGAGCATTTGCCCCGCATACGGGATGAATGGCGGCTGGATTTCGTCGTGGTGAACGGTGAAAATGCCAGCAACGGCATGGGGCTAAGTGCCGATCATGCGCGGGTGCTGTTGGCGGCGGGGGCCGATTGCATCACTTTGGGCGATCATGCGTTCGATCAAAAGGACATGCTGCAGTTCATCGAAACCGAACCGCGCATCCTGCGCCCGCTGAATTTTGCCAAATCCGCACCGGGCAAGGGGTTTCGCCTGTTCACCGCGCGGGGCGGGCGCAAGGTTCTGGTGCTGCAGGTGCTGGGGCAGGTGTTCATGAAACGCCCGTTTGATGATCCGTTTTCCGCTGTCGAGCCAGTACTGAAATCGCACCCTCTGGGCGGTATGGCCAGCGCCGTGATCGTCGATATGCATTGCGAGGCGAGCTCTGAAAAGATGGCGATGGGGCATTACTGCGATGGACGCGCAAGCCTGGTGGTCGGCACCCATACCCATGTGCCCACGGCCGATGCCCAGATTCTGAACGGCGGAACAGCCTATCAGACCGATGCGGGCATGTGCGGCGATTACAATTCGGTGATCGGCATGGACAAGGGCGAACCGATGCGCCGTTTTATCACCGGTATGCCCAAGGCACGGTTTACCCCCGCCGCGGGCGAGGCAACGCTTTCGGGGGTTTTTGTCGACAGCGACGATAAAACCGGCCTTGCGCGCGAGGTGCAGATGGTCCGGATTGGCGGACGGTTGCAACAGGCCGCCCCATGA